A single region of the Saprospiraceae bacterium genome encodes:
- a CDS encoding IS4 family transposase, translating into MKQYCCAEVTAILDKVPMVKNLARKKFIVLFVLAMIKTRSVQFCEVAQALNDEVKASSNEVRIQDFFREVSLDYEQVALLLAMFLPKRGKVTLCIDRTEWDFGKCQVNILMIVVRCRHISIPLYWEMLDNNSGNSNTSDRIDLLKKCIRLLGKRIGLFLGDREFIGHRWLKFLKDQGIRFCVRVPRHHKITRQLGLNEHVYTIEQLLQDRKTVRLSGCRVDGIWGNVYGKVLKDGDLLFLFGTAKVDYLAQLYKKRWRIECFFQNVKKRGFDLESTHLRDLEKLKKLVALVCIAYAVVANVGLHQHLRRKAIAIKNHGYKENSFSRRGIDIVREGLRRVWKRNFQLFLDLVIRFLRWMQINPNNLPLPDF; encoded by the coding sequence ATGAAGCAATATTGCTGCGCCGAAGTTACGGCGATTCTGGACAAAGTGCCAATGGTAAAGAATCTGGCTCGCAAAAAATTCATCGTACTTTTTGTTTTGGCGATGATCAAAACCCGATCGGTACAGTTTTGTGAGGTAGCCCAAGCCCTTAATGACGAGGTCAAAGCCTCTTCTAATGAAGTCAGGATACAAGATTTCTTCCGAGAGGTGTCCCTAGACTACGAACAGGTAGCCCTATTGTTAGCGATGTTCTTACCCAAAAGAGGGAAAGTAACCTTATGTATTGATCGAACAGAATGGGACTTTGGCAAATGCCAGGTCAATATCCTGATGATTGTGGTGCGTTGCCGGCATATTAGTATTCCCTTGTATTGGGAGATGCTGGACAATAATAGCGGCAACTCCAATACGAGTGATCGAATCGATCTGCTCAAAAAATGTATCCGGCTATTAGGTAAACGCATTGGCTTATTCCTTGGCGACCGGGAGTTTATCGGACATCGTTGGCTGAAATTCCTGAAAGATCAAGGTATTCGGTTTTGCGTTAGGGTACCGAGGCATCATAAAATCACTCGTCAGCTAGGGCTCAATGAACATGTTTATACGATTGAGCAACTACTCCAAGACCGCAAAACAGTACGGCTGAGTGGTTGTAGGGTAGATGGCATCTGGGGCAATGTGTATGGCAAAGTCCTTAAAGACGGTGATTTGCTGTTTCTATTTGGCACGGCCAAAGTAGATTACCTGGCCCAACTATACAAGAAACGATGGCGAATCGAATGCTTCTTCCAAAATGTGAAGAAGCGAGGCTTTGATTTGGAGTCTACACATCTCAGAGACCTGGAGAAACTTAAAAAACTGGTAGCCTTGGTCTGCATCGCTTATGCAGTGGTAGCTAATGTCGGACTTCATCAACATCTGCGCCGGAAAGCTATTGCGATAAAAAATCACGGCTACAAGGAAAACAGCTTCTCGCGCCGGGGAATCGACATTGTTCGCGAGGGGCTACGGAGAGTTTGGAAACGAAATTTTCAATTGTTCCTTGATCTGGTCATCCGATTTTTGCGTTGGATGCAGATCAATCCTAATAATTTACCTCTACCTGATTTTTAG